One stretch of Armatimonadota bacterium DNA includes these proteins:
- a CDS encoding S9 family peptidase has translation MRFAEEIAQVPLPALIPRSLLFGNPEVAGPIVSPDGRRIAWRAPLNGVMNIWVRTRGQGDDRAVTADAVRPIRSCAWQADSEHVLYVQDHEGDENWRLWQTNVTTGATRDLTPFDGVRVEGVADEPAHPDFVLVGMNLRDRRLFDMHRINLISGEVTLAAENPGDVGGFNCDHRLVVRAAAALTADGGQIVRVRTDEHSPWRTLMEWESDDGLGGIAGFTPDNNSLWITTAKGANAARLLQVDIETGEQRVLAEDPRYDVDGILTHPATHALEAVRYVRARRDWQLLDSAIEPAFARLADAHDGDISIMSRSLDDTVWTVCWSADNRPELYALFDRTSGVVEDLFTSHPALARYILAHKQPIELIARDGLKLEGYITLPEGVDPHGLPTILNVHGGPWGRDEWGLDPVSQWLANRGYAVVQINFRGSMGYGRAHLNAGDREWGGKMHSDLLDAKAWAIEQGIADPARVAIMGGSYGGYATLAALAFTPREFVCGVDIVGPSNLVTLLKSIPPYWEVGRAMFRRRVGNEETEPEFLESISPVNKAGEIVAPLLIAQGANDPRVKQAESDQIVAAMRGRGREVTYLLFPDEGHGFARPENRLRFYAAVEPFLAAHLGGRVEPAGPDEEFSSLLR, from the coding sequence CTGCGCTTTGCAGAGGAGATCGCCCAAGTGCCGCTTCCCGCCCTGATACCCCGCAGTCTGCTGTTCGGCAATCCCGAGGTTGCCGGCCCGATCGTGTCGCCAGACGGACGCCGCATAGCATGGCGGGCGCCGCTGAATGGCGTTATGAACATATGGGTGCGCACGCGCGGCCAAGGTGACGACCGCGCGGTAACCGCCGATGCAGTGCGGCCCATTCGCAGTTGCGCCTGGCAGGCGGATAGTGAGCACGTCCTGTACGTTCAGGATCACGAGGGCGACGAAAACTGGCGCCTGTGGCAAACAAATGTTACCACAGGCGCAACACGCGACCTGACCCCCTTCGACGGTGTGCGCGTGGAAGGAGTGGCCGACGAGCCGGCACATCCCGACTTTGTGTTGGTGGGAATGAATCTGCGAGATCGTCGGCTGTTCGACATGCATCGCATCAACCTTATCTCCGGTGAGGTGACTCTGGCGGCCGAGAATCCCGGCGATGTGGGCGGCTTCAATTGTGATCACAGGCTGGTCGTTCGCGCGGCCGCTGCGCTCACCGCCGACGGCGGGCAGATTGTGCGGGTGCGCACAGATGAGCATTCACCGTGGCGCACGCTGATGGAGTGGGAGTCGGATGACGGCCTCGGCGGGATAGCAGGCTTTACGCCGGATAACAATTCGCTGTGGATCACTACCGCCAAGGGCGCCAACGCCGCGCGCTTGCTGCAAGTGGATATTGAAACGGGCGAACAGCGCGTTCTTGCCGAAGACCCCCGTTACGACGTGGATGGCATCCTTACCCATCCCGCAACCCACGCACTGGAGGCAGTACGGTATGTGCGGGCACGCCGAGATTGGCAGCTGCTCGACAGCGCCATCGAGCCGGCGTTCGCGCGGCTCGCCGACGCGCATGACGGCGACATCTCCATCATGTCGCGCTCGCTGGATGACACGGTGTGGACCGTCTGCTGGAGCGCCGACAACCGGCCGGAACTCTACGCTCTGTTCGACCGGACTTCCGGCGTCGTGGAAGACCTCTTTACGAGTCACCCTGCGCTTGCCCGATACATCCTCGCGCACAAGCAGCCCATCGAGCTCATTGCGCGAGACGGACTGAAGCTGGAAGGCTACATAACTCTGCCGGAGGGCGTTGATCCTCATGGCCTGCCCACCATCCTCAACGTGCACGGCGGTCCGTGGGGCCGGGACGAATGGGGCCTGGATCCCGTTTCGCAGTGGCTCGCAAATCGTGGTTACGCAGTCGTTCAGATCAACTTCCGCGGATCGATGGGGTATGGTCGCGCGCATCTGAACGCCGGTGACCGGGAGTGGGGCGGCAAAATGCACTCCGACCTGCTGGATGCCAAAGCATGGGCGATTGAGCAGGGCATTGCCGATCCGGCGCGGGTCGCCATCATGGGAGGCAGCTACGGCGGTTACGCTACCCTGGCTGCTCTGGCGTTTACTCCGCGTGAGTTTGTGTGCGGCGTGGATATCGTCGGCCCCAGCAACCTGGTGACGCTGCTCAAGTCGATACCGCCGTATTGGGAGGTCGGGCGAGCCATGTTCCGGCGGCGCGTAGGCAATGAGGAGACCGAGCCGGAGTTTCTGGAGAGCATCTCACCGGTGAACAAAGCGGGCGAGATCGTAGCGCCGCTGTTGATTGCGCAGGGCGCCAACGATCCGCGCGTGAAGCAGGCGGAAAGTGATCAGATAGTAGCAGCGATGCGCGGGCGCGGGCGGGAAGTGACCTACCTGCTCTTTCCCGACGAAGGTCACGGTTTTGCGCGGCCCGAGAACCGGCTGCGCTTTTACGCCGCCGTCGAGCCGTTCCTGGCCGCCCACCTCGGTGGCCGCGTTGAGCCGGCCGGCCCCGACGAGGAGTTCAGCAGCCTGCTGCGGTAG
- a CDS encoding gamma-glutamyltransferase family protein, which yields MKPTQHRGVVVARNGVIAASQPLAVSAGLQMLQAGGTFADAAIAASAVLCVTEPYASQLGGDAFLIVHDAAHHDTFAINASGPSPSGAGPDQLPDGIPIRGFAAATVPGLVDAWFKLHERCGSLAIDRILAPAIRYAGEGFPAGFRYCRAFANNAALLRQYPETLLTLTGSDQLPMPGAAILQPALAATLRGIAEGGPAYFYGGPAAEAIVHASSRRGGFFSKEDFAHYACSVEAPIEIAYRGLRLYGQPPPSQGHILLQELNLVEGFDLAPMGHNSAEAIHVQVEAKKLAFADKDRYLADPGRMTVGIDQLLSKQYAASRRGRIDPNHAARDPQPGAVEHDTTYFCVADGRGSAVSFIQSVFFGFGCGDVVPDAGILLNNRMNGFSPDPASVNALKGGVRPVHTLNAWLATRTSPTGADEVAWVGGTPGGDIQVQSNLQVLNAVIDFGCNVQEAVEAPRWQHGPATPEPGGASLGELQVEEGVGPEAIEGLRQRGHRVRAIPDGSHGSCCQLIARDEETGAWMAGSDWRCDGHAAGF from the coding sequence ATGAAACCCACGCAGCACCGCGGCGTCGTGGTGGCGCGAAATGGCGTGATAGCCGCCTCGCAGCCGCTGGCAGTGAGCGCCGGCCTACAGATGCTGCAGGCTGGCGGAACCTTTGCGGATGCCGCTATCGCCGCCTCGGCAGTGCTGTGCGTCACCGAACCGTATGCCAGTCAGTTGGGCGGCGACGCATTTCTCATTGTTCACGACGCCGCGCATCACGACACGTTCGCCATCAATGCTTCAGGACCGTCACCGTCCGGGGCCGGACCGGATCAACTGCCCGACGGGATACCCATCCGCGGATTCGCGGCGGCCACCGTGCCGGGCCTCGTGGACGCATGGTTCAAGCTCCACGAGCGGTGTGGATCGCTGGCCATTGACCGGATTCTGGCGCCGGCGATTCGCTACGCCGGTGAGGGCTTCCCTGCCGGATTCCGGTACTGCCGCGCTTTTGCAAACAACGCCGCGCTTCTTCGACAGTATCCCGAAACGTTGCTGACACTCACCGGATCGGACCAGCTGCCCATGCCGGGAGCCGCGATACTTCAGCCGGCGCTTGCCGCCACACTGCGCGGTATTGCAGAAGGCGGGCCGGCTTACTTCTACGGCGGTCCGGCTGCAGAAGCTATTGTGCACGCAAGCAGTCGCCGCGGCGGCTTTTTCTCGAAGGAGGACTTTGCGCATTACGCCTGCTCGGTGGAGGCGCCGATTGAGATTGCCTACCGCGGTCTGCGCCTCTATGGCCAGCCGCCGCCATCGCAGGGGCACATCCTGCTGCAGGAGCTGAACCTGGTCGAGGGCTTTGACCTGGCCCCGATGGGCCACAACAGCGCGGAAGCCATCCACGTTCAGGTTGAAGCCAAGAAGCTGGCGTTCGCCGATAAGGACCGGTATCTGGCGGATCCCGGAAGGATGACGGTGGGCATTGATCAGCTGCTCAGCAAGCAGTACGCCGCAAGCCGGCGTGGCCGGATCGATCCGAACCATGCAGCGCGCGATCCGCAGCCCGGCGCCGTGGAGCACGACACCACCTACTTCTGCGTGGCGGACGGACGCGGCAGCGCCGTGAGCTTTATTCAGAGCGTCTTCTTCGGCTTCGGCTGCGGCGACGTCGTTCCGGACGCCGGAATTCTGCTCAACAACCGCATGAACGGCTTTTCGCCCGATCCCGCTTCGGTCAACGCGCTCAAGGGCGGCGTACGACCCGTACATACGCTGAATGCCTGGCTGGCAACACGTACGTCACCAACCGGCGCTGACGAGGTTGCATGGGTTGGCGGTACGCCGGGCGGCGATATCCAGGTGCAATCCAACTTACAGGTGCTCAACGCCGTGATCGACTTCGGCTGCAACGTTCAGGAAGCGGTTGAAGCGCCTCGCTGGCAGCATGGGCCCGCGACGCCAGAGCCCGGCGGAGCGTCGCTCGGCGAGCTCCAGGTGGAGGAAGGCGTGGGACCCGAGGCGATCGAAGGCCTGCGACAGCGCGGCCATCGCGTTCGAGCCATTCCAGACGGCTCGCATGGCAGCTGCTGCCAGCTGATTGCCCGCGACGAAGAGACCGGCGCCTGGATGGCCGGTTCGGATTGGCGCTGCGACGGCCACGCAGCAGGTTTCTGA
- a CDS encoding shikimate dehydrogenase — MERFAFLIHPIDVRRDVGRKYPIARYLPVWLLEWYIKHRSPIVVSEIKGIRSLTGVEAEGWFIGCPLTPRQMVTLPIEHVWDKLEECARIAEGLGARILGLGAFTSVVGDGGVTLSRRVPDLAITTGNSYTVATAIEGVRRANTLMGRDLRGCTVAVVGASGSIGATCALVLGREAKSIHLIGRSADKLQATADRLAAAGISSASITTDVAEGLRDADAVVTVTSSVDAVILPEQLKPGAVVCDVARPRDVSVRVARERNDVLVIEGGVVKVPGEMTTPRPDKPGAQFSFGFPPGTAYACMSETMMLALERRYECFTLGKEVSVEQVEQTDAMAARHGFELAGFRSFERAVTPEEIERVRRNAAAHPAGRADSTAARGEAGA, encoded by the coding sequence ATGGAACGATTCGCCTTCCTTATTCACCCCATCGACGTGCGCCGTGACGTCGGGCGCAAATACCCCATTGCCCGTTATCTGCCGGTCTGGCTGCTGGAGTGGTACATCAAGCATCGCAGCCCGATTGTCGTCTCGGAGATCAAGGGCATACGTTCGCTCACAGGCGTCGAAGCCGAGGGATGGTTTATCGGCTGCCCGCTCACGCCGCGGCAGATGGTCACTCTTCCGATTGAGCATGTGTGGGACAAGCTGGAAGAGTGCGCGCGCATAGCAGAGGGCCTGGGCGCCAGGATACTGGGCCTTGGTGCGTTCACCTCGGTGGTGGGCGATGGCGGCGTAACGCTCTCCCGGCGCGTGCCCGATCTGGCCATCACCACGGGCAACTCCTATACCGTGGCCACTGCCATTGAGGGCGTGCGCCGCGCCAACACACTGATGGGACGTGATCTCCGGGGCTGTACCGTTGCGGTGGTTGGCGCGTCCGGCTCCATCGGCGCCACGTGCGCATTGGTGCTGGGCCGCGAAGCCAAATCGATACACCTCATCGGCCGCTCCGCGGATAAGCTGCAGGCAACTGCCGACCGCCTGGCTGCAGCCGGAATCTCCTCGGCATCCATCACAACCGACGTGGCGGAGGGCTTGAGAGACGCGGATGCTGTTGTTACGGTAACCAGCAGCGTGGACGCCGTCATCCTGCCGGAGCAGTTGAAGCCCGGGGCGGTGGTGTGTGATGTGGCACGCCCGCGCGATGTTTCGGTCCGCGTTGCGCGGGAGCGGAACGATGTGCTGGTTATAGAAGGCGGCGTTGTGAAGGTGCCTGGCGAAATGACCACTCCGCGCCCGGATAAGCCCGGTGCGCAGTTCAGCTTTGGCTTTCCACCCGGCACCGCCTACGCCTGCATGTCCGAGACCATGATGCTCGCCCTGGAGCGCCGGTACGAATGCTTCACCCTCGGCAAAGAGGTTTCGGTGGAGCAGGTGGAACAGACAGACGCAATGGCAGCCCGTCACGGCTTCGAGCTGGCCGGCTTCCGTTCGTTTGAACGCGCCGTGACACCGGAAGAGATCGAGCGCGTGCGCCGGAATGCCGCTGCCCACCCGGCGGGGAGGGCCGATTCGACGGCCGCCCGCGGAGAGGCTGGCGCATGA
- a CDS encoding quinate 5-dehydrogenase, translating to MKRVVSVSLGSSRRDKKVEAEFFGEQFSIERIGTDGDKQKYRRMVADLDGKVDAFGVGGCDIYLYAGARRYVFREPMSLMAAAKLTPFVDGSGLKHTLERKTVARLQDDGTIDFSKSRVLLVSAVDRFGMAEALAQRSKSIVFGDMLFGLGLPFPIRSWSAVQGLARLLLPIVVRCPFQWFYPTGEKQHVNTPKHTKYFAEADVIAGDYLLIGKYMPEDMRGKTVLTNTTTADDVEELGRRGVERLITTTPVFDGRSFGTNVMEAVLVVLMGRAPADLTPDDYLAKLSELGWKPQIQQLNPPIAQTA from the coding sequence ATGAAGCGCGTGGTAAGCGTCAGCCTGGGATCGTCGCGTCGCGACAAAAAGGTGGAAGCCGAATTCTTCGGCGAGCAGTTCTCCATCGAGCGGATCGGCACCGACGGCGATAAACAGAAGTACCGCCGGATGGTCGCCGACCTGGATGGCAAGGTCGACGCATTCGGCGTTGGCGGCTGCGACATCTACCTCTATGCCGGTGCGCGGCGTTACGTATTTCGTGAGCCGATGTCGCTGATGGCAGCGGCCAAATTGACGCCTTTTGTGGACGGCAGCGGCCTGAAGCATACTCTGGAGCGCAAGACGGTCGCGCGCCTGCAGGATGACGGCACCATCGACTTCAGCAAGTCGCGCGTGCTGCTGGTCTCGGCGGTGGATCGGTTCGGCATGGCGGAGGCCCTGGCGCAGCGCTCAAAATCGATCGTCTTCGGCGACATGCTCTTCGGGCTCGGGCTGCCCTTTCCAATCCGGTCGTGGAGCGCAGTTCAGGGGCTGGCAAGGCTGCTGCTGCCGATTGTGGTCCGGTGTCCGTTTCAGTGGTTCTACCCAACCGGCGAAAAGCAGCACGTCAATACTCCCAAGCATACCAAGTACTTTGCCGAGGCCGATGTCATCGCCGGCGATTATCTGTTGATCGGCAAGTACATGCCCGAGGATATGCGGGGCAAAACGGTGCTGACCAACACCACCACTGCGGACGACGTGGAGGAGTTGGGTCGGCGCGGAGTGGAGCGCCTGATTACCACCACCCCGGTATTCGACGGCCGCTCATTCGGCACCAACGTGATGGAGGCGGTGCTGGTGGTGCTGATGGGACGTGCTCCGGCCGATCTGACGCCCGACGACTATCTCGCCAAATTGAGCGAACTGGGCTGGAAGCCGCAGATTCAGCAGTTGAACCCACCAATCGCGCAGACGGCCTGA
- a CDS encoding prepilin-type N-terminal cleavage/methylation domain-containing protein, with protein sequence MGDRRARRGFTLIELLVVIAIIAILAAILFPVFAQAREKARVTTCVSNVHQIAMAILMYDGDYDEGQPIAYATAWLVGPLTSQLSGAPQQGIAAEISSYVKEHGAFKCPDDGGFELTGANPDPPPNVLMPSQYGAIANQPFSEVYGSSYKFTHENFSNPFPTKAETGYKLPTNLCFGGGTDNPDWSYTPRAGDPCNQSPPPVLTLSFMARPSETRVFRDYDPPWDQDDDRVWHKGGDTVAYGDGHAKFIPGTSSLVPQAYISGCDGATWAWDIPGSCNTLGLQRPGD encoded by the coding sequence ATGGGGGATCGAAGAGCCCGGCGCGGGTTTACCCTGATTGAACTGCTCGTAGTTATAGCCATCATAGCGATATTAGCAGCAATCCTCTTCCCGGTGTTCGCCCAGGCACGGGAAAAGGCGCGCGTCACGACTTGCGTGTCGAATGTCCATCAGATCGCCATGGCGATCCTGATGTATGACGGGGATTACGATGAGGGGCAGCCGATCGCCTACGCAACGGCATGGCTGGTCGGTCCACTCACCTCTCAGCTTTCGGGCGCCCCACAGCAGGGGATCGCGGCCGAGATCAGCTCCTACGTGAAGGAGCACGGCGCATTCAAATGCCCGGATGACGGGGGCTTCGAGCTGACGGGTGCCAACCCGGACCCACCGCCGAATGTGCTGATGCCTTCGCAATACGGCGCCATCGCCAACCAGCCATTCTCCGAGGTCTACGGGAGTTCGTACAAGTTCACTCACGAGAACTTCTCCAACCCATTTCCAACCAAAGCCGAGACGGGCTACAAGCTGCCCACAAATCTCTGCTTCGGCGGCGGGACGGACAACCCGGACTGGTCGTATACGCCGCGTGCCGGCGATCCGTGTAATCAGTCGCCTCCGCCGGTGCTTACGCTGTCGTTCATGGCGCGTCCGTCGGAGACCCGCGTCTTCCGCGACTACGATCCGCCGTGGGATCAGGATGACGACCGGGTTTGGCACAAGGGCGGCGACACGGTAGCGTATGGCGATGGCCACGCCAAGTTCATCCCCGGCACGAGTTCGCTGGTACCGCAAGCCTACATCTCCGGCTGCGACGGAGCGACCTGGGCATGGGATATCCCCGGTTCGTGCAATACGCTGGGGCTGCAGCGGCCCGGGGATTGA
- a CDS encoding metallophosphoesterase, translating into MIRRIAAICAVCVLASATAQAQTAPLAPIPTSPRMHLGRPPTTGDYWFVVGGDNRAVARGAPMPPTAGEIFTEIRLIHPAFVLWSGDTIYGTEETVREARAEYRVFLQLASRCEAPVFVAPGNHEIARRPEMAALFQRMLGPLYGSFDWGATHVIALNTEGPAHPREVTGSQLKWLTNDLNAHASAAHTFVFMHHPLFPTDPAEGFKDLANRDALHQMFVRAGVHQVFSGHEHLYHASVHDGISYVISGGSGAPSDAAPEDGGFQHYLLVHVHGATVRWLVLQPWRLFAYPQPRSANGARSVLLANYNLADVPMVGELSTADIGRHYTVSAVSRYKGKVKTLPYTLAHPRIPGVIDVRVIVPGARPALITITPQRGGA; encoded by the coding sequence GTGATACGACGAATCGCCGCCATATGCGCGGTTTGTGTTCTGGCCTCTGCAACCGCACAGGCCCAAACGGCGCCGCTGGCGCCGATACCAACTTCACCAAGGATGCATCTCGGCCGGCCACCGACAACCGGTGATTACTGGTTTGTGGTCGGTGGCGACAACCGCGCAGTAGCCCGTGGGGCGCCGATGCCGCCAACAGCCGGTGAAATCTTCACGGAGATTCGCCTGATCCACCCGGCATTTGTACTCTGGTCCGGCGATACCATCTACGGTACCGAAGAGACGGTGCGTGAGGCGCGCGCGGAGTACCGGGTTTTTCTCCAGCTGGCCTCCCGCTGCGAGGCGCCTGTATTTGTGGCGCCCGGCAACCATGAGATTGCGCGTAGGCCGGAGATGGCAGCGCTGTTTCAAAGGATGCTGGGTCCGCTGTACGGTTCGTTCGATTGGGGCGCCACGCATGTGATCGCCCTCAACACGGAAGGGCCGGCGCACCCCAGGGAGGTTACCGGCAGCCAGTTGAAGTGGCTTACAAACGACTTGAACGCGCACGCCTCCGCTGCGCACACCTTCGTGTTTATGCACCACCCATTGTTTCCAACCGATCCGGCAGAGGGCTTCAAGGACCTTGCCAATCGGGATGCGCTGCATCAGATGTTCGTGCGCGCCGGCGTCCACCAGGTGTTCAGCGGTCACGAGCACCTGTACCATGCATCCGTTCATGACGGGATCAGCTACGTCATTTCCGGCGGCTCAGGTGCACCATCCGACGCGGCGCCGGAAGATGGTGGATTCCAGCACTACCTGCTTGTGCATGTCCATGGCGCAACTGTCCGCTGGCTGGTTCTTCAGCCGTGGCGGCTGTTCGCCTATCCGCAGCCGCGCAGCGCTAACGGCGCCAGGTCGGTGCTGCTCGCGAATTACAACCTGGCGGATGTACCGATGGTCGGTGAGCTTTCCACCGCCGACATCGGCAGGCACTACACGGTGAGCGCAGTCTCGCGGTACAAGGGGAAGGTCAAGACGCTTCCCTATACGCTGGCGCATCCGCGGATACCCGGTGTGATCGACGTACGCGTGATTGTGCCGGGAGCGCGTCCTGCGCTGATCACGATAACGCCGCAGCGCGGCGGCGCGTGA
- a CDS encoding aspartate aminotransferase family protein, with protein sequence MSDTLRQHKEYLFPAVTPYYREPLALARGEGMHVWSEAGERYLDAFGGVLTVSVGHADPRVVAAITDQVRRISHTSALYANAAQSELAQKLAEIAPGRLQKSFFTSSGTEANDTAIGAAKAFTGSSEIVVLRHSYSGRSAAALSACGHAPWRTLPTQVAGFVHAHAPYCYRCPFKLTFPACDLACADDIEELIRTTTTGQIAAFMAETILGVGGFIVPPPGYFERAVEIARRFGGLFICDEVQAAWGRTGDKWFGIEHWAVQPDIITSAKGMANGTPIGLTIATPEVADRYPGITFATFGGNPVSAAAARATIHVIEEDGLRENASLVGAYLRERLDELKERHVIVGDVRGMGLMQGIELVKDRATKQPHPEAVLDVFEETKRRHVLIGKGGLYGNVIRTGMPLIAGREHVDELVAALDAGLSLAGAA encoded by the coding sequence ATGTCTGATACACTCCGCCAGCACAAAGAGTATCTGTTTCCCGCGGTGACTCCGTACTACAGAGAGCCGCTGGCGCTAGCCCGTGGCGAGGGCATGCACGTGTGGAGCGAAGCGGGCGAGCGGTACCTGGACGCGTTTGGCGGCGTCCTTACCGTAAGCGTGGGTCATGCCGATCCTCGGGTGGTTGCGGCGATCACCGATCAGGTCCGGCGGATCTCGCATACATCGGCGCTCTATGCAAATGCGGCCCAATCTGAACTGGCTCAAAAACTGGCGGAAATTGCGCCCGGGCGACTGCAGAAATCGTTCTTCACCAGCAGTGGAACCGAGGCGAACGATACGGCAATCGGCGCAGCGAAGGCGTTCACCGGCAGCAGTGAAATCGTGGTCCTGCGCCACAGCTACAGCGGCCGATCGGCAGCGGCGCTCTCGGCCTGCGGTCACGCACCATGGCGCACGCTACCCACTCAGGTGGCCGGGTTTGTGCACGCGCACGCTCCGTACTGCTACAGGTGCCCATTCAAACTCACATTTCCTGCATGCGACCTTGCCTGCGCCGACGACATTGAGGAGCTGATTCGCACCACAACTACCGGCCAGATCGCGGCATTTATGGCCGAAACGATACTCGGCGTCGGCGGGTTCATCGTTCCGCCTCCCGGCTATTTTGAGCGCGCCGTGGAGATCGCCCGGCGATTCGGCGGACTTTTCATCTGTGATGAGGTGCAAGCCGCCTGGGGTCGCACCGGTGACAAATGGTTCGGCATTGAACATTGGGCGGTGCAGCCCGACATCATAACGTCAGCCAAGGGGATGGCGAACGGAACGCCAATCGGCCTCACGATCGCCACGCCGGAGGTCGCCGACAGGTACCCCGGCATAACATTCGCCACCTTCGGCGGCAACCCTGTCTCCGCGGCAGCGGCGCGCGCCACCATCCATGTGATCGAGGAGGATGGCCTGAGAGAGAATGCCTCACTGGTAGGCGCGTATCTGCGAGAGCGCCTGGACGAGCTGAAGGAGCGTCACGTTATTGTGGGAGACGTCCGCGGTATGGGCCTGATGCAGGGAATCGAACTGGTTAAGGACCGGGCGACGAAGCAGCCGCATCCGGAAGCGGTGCTTGATGTATTTGAAGAGACCAAACGAAGGCACGTTTTGATTGGCAAGGGCGGATTGTACGGAAACGTGATCCGGACCGGCATGCCGCTCATCGCCGGTCGCGAGCATGTGGACGAGTTAGTGGCCGCGCTGGATGCGGGCCTCTCGCTTGCCGGAGCCGCTTAG